A genomic stretch from Acetobacter ascendens includes:
- the lysA gene encoding diaminopimelate decarboxylase, with protein sequence MAETPVYTDADPTLAELLHTHPQLTVDPTCGLMLEGVALNAIADSVGTPCWVLGAGTLRARMQRMHTAMSNAGLDVSIHYAVKANDHLAILTLIGQEGFGADIVSGGELARALKAGIPADHIVFSGVGKTDAELEQAISHGIGQINVESAEELEAISAIASKLGKQATITLRVNPDVDAKTHAKITTGLAANKFGIPFQDAAALYAHAFTLPGVRPVGFATHIGSQILTTAPYRAAYARVAELVHTVRAAGNAVSVVDCGGGLGICYRNETEGQPEALAGAIKAELGGLGVKLAIEPGRWPIGPAGVLLSSVILRKAQGMDVPFLVLDTAMNELLRPSMYDAWHGILPLAPQAFSQPVSLTHVVGPVCESGDTFARDRLLPPLARNARIALLDTGAYGAVMSSTYNSRPLAAEVLVEDGQWQVIRQRQSVEELWQDETVPSHLAKAT encoded by the coding sequence ATGGCCGAAACACCTGTTTATACCGATGCCGACCCAACACTGGCAGAACTGTTACATACGCACCCGCAGCTTACAGTTGACCCCACCTGTGGATTGATGCTGGAAGGCGTGGCCCTGAACGCCATAGCTGATTCTGTTGGCACGCCCTGTTGGGTATTAGGGGCTGGCACGCTGCGCGCGCGTATGCAGCGTATGCACACAGCCATGAGCAATGCCGGGCTGGATGTTTCCATCCATTATGCCGTGAAAGCCAATGATCATCTGGCCATTCTTACCCTGATCGGTCAGGAAGGGTTTGGGGCGGACATTGTAAGCGGTGGTGAGCTGGCACGCGCCTTAAAGGCGGGCATTCCAGCAGACCACATTGTGTTTTCCGGCGTTGGCAAAACAGATGCCGAACTGGAACAGGCCATTAGCCACGGCATTGGCCAGATTAACGTGGAAAGTGCGGAAGAGCTGGAAGCTATTTCAGCCATCGCCAGCAAACTGGGCAAACAGGCCACTATTACGCTGCGCGTAAACCCGGATGTGGATGCCAAAACCCACGCCAAAATTACAACCGGCTTGGCCGCCAATAAATTTGGCATTCCGTTTCAAGATGCCGCAGCACTATATGCCCATGCGTTTACCCTCCCCGGTGTACGCCCTGTTGGGTTTGCCACCCATATTGGCAGCCAGATTTTAACTACAGCCCCTTATCGTGCAGCCTATGCCCGCGTGGCGGAGCTGGTGCACACCGTGCGCGCCGCAGGCAATGCTGTAAGCGTTGTAGATTGTGGCGGCGGCCTTGGCATTTGCTACCGCAATGAAACCGAAGGTCAGCCCGAAGCTCTTGCAGGCGCCATTAAGGCAGAACTGGGGGGGCTGGGCGTAAAACTGGCAATTGAACCGGGGCGTTGGCCCATTGGCCCGGCAGGTGTACTGCTCAGCAGCGTTATCCTGCGTAAAGCACAAGGCATGGATGTACCTTTCCTTGTGCTGGATACGGCCATGAACGAACTGCTGCGCCCCAGCATGTATGATGCGTGGCATGGTATTCTGCCGCTGGCACCGCAGGCGTTCAGCCAGCCTGTTTCCTTGACCCATGTGGTTGGCCCTGTGTGCGAAAGTGGAGATACATTTGCGCGTGACAGGCTTTTGCCCCCGCTGGCACGCAATGCACGTATAGCCCTGTTGGATACAGGCGCGTATGGTGCGGTTATGAGTTCCACTTACAATAGCCGCCCGCTTGCCGCAGAAGTTCTGGTTGAAGATGGCCAGTGGCAGGTGATACGCCAAAGGCAGAGCGTTGAAGAACTGTGGCAGGATGAAACTGTGCCCTCCCACCTTGCCAAAGCCACATGA
- the argH gene encoding argininosuccinate lyase, giving the protein MSLNSQNSTETENQKNANAQWGGRFAGGPSEIMQAINASIGFDKVMWKQDIAGSLAHAAMLAHVGIISKDDEATIRKGLTEIGQEIAAGNFPFSEALEDIHMNIEARLSDRIGEAGKRLHTARSRNDQVATDFRLWVRDAIDGLDQQVAALMRSLARRAEEHAATPMPGFTHLQTAQPVTFGHHLMAYVEMLARDRGRLADTRKRLNECPLGSAALAGTSFPIDRKMTAELLHFDRPTANSLDSVSNRDFALEYLSALSIMAMHLSRMAEEIVIWCSSPFSFIRLSDAFTTGSSIMPQKRNPDAAELVRAKTGRMTGSLVSLLTVMKGLPLAYAKDMQEDKEPVFEATDAAVLSLAACDGMVRDMTANTAQMRALAGSGYSTATDIADWLVRVLKVPFRTAHHVTGRLVAKAEEKGVGLADLTLQEMQAEEPGITDDIYSVLSVDASIASRTSEGGTAPGNVSAQAQRWLKTLGAEPTVTGQ; this is encoded by the coding sequence ATGTCTCTGAACAGCCAGAACAGCACGGAAACGGAAAACCAGAAAAACGCCAACGCCCAGTGGGGTGGGCGGTTTGCCGGTGGCCCTTCTGAGATCATGCAGGCCATCAATGCCTCCATCGGCTTTGATAAGGTGATGTGGAAGCAGGATATTGCCGGCTCCCTCGCCCATGCTGCCATGTTGGCGCATGTGGGCATTATCTCCAAGGATGATGAAGCCACCATCCGCAAGGGGCTGACAGAAATCGGGCAGGAAATTGCAGCTGGCAACTTCCCCTTTTCCGAAGCGCTGGAAGATATTCACATGAATATCGAAGCCCGGCTGTCTGACCGGATTGGTGAGGCCGGAAAGCGCCTGCACACTGCCCGCTCCCGCAATGATCAGGTTGCAACAGATTTCCGCCTGTGGGTGCGTGATGCCATTGATGGGCTGGACCAGCAGGTTGCCGCCCTTATGCGCTCTCTCGCCCGCCGGGCAGAGGAACACGCCGCCACCCCCATGCCGGGCTTTACGCACCTGCAAACCGCACAGCCAGTCACATTCGGCCACCACCTGATGGCGTATGTGGAAATGCTGGCGCGGGATCGGGGCCGTCTGGCAGACACACGCAAGCGCCTGAATGAATGCCCGCTGGGTTCGGCCGCGCTGGCAGGCACATCCTTCCCCATTGATCGGAAGATGACCGCCGAACTGCTGCATTTTGACCGCCCTACCGCCAATTCTCTGGATTCTGTATCCAACCGTGATTTTGCGTTGGAGTATCTTTCTGCGCTGTCCATTATGGCCATGCATCTTTCGCGCATGGCGGAAGAAATAGTCATCTGGTGTTCCTCTCCTTTCTCCTTCATCCGTCTTTCAGATGCGTTCACCACCGGCTCTTCCATCATGCCGCAAAAGCGCAACCCAGATGCAGCAGAACTGGTGCGCGCCAAAACCGGACGCATGACCGGCAGCCTTGTTAGCCTGCTAACGGTTATGAAAGGCCTGCCACTGGCCTACGCCAAGGATATGCAGGAAGATAAGGAACCCGTATTTGAAGCCACGGATGCCGCTGTTCTCTCTCTTGCCGCATGTGATGGTATGGTGCGGGATATGACAGCCAACACCGCCCAGATGCGCGCGCTGGCAGGTTCCGGTTATTCCACAGCCACAGATATTGCAGACTGGCTGGTGCGGGTGCTGAAAGTGCCATTCCGCACAGCACACCACGTAACTGGCCGCTTGGTTGCGAAAGCCGAGGAAAAAGGCGTTGGGCTGGCAGATCTGACATTGCAGGAAATGCAGGCTGAAGAACCCGGTATTACGGATGATATCTATTCGGTTCTCAGCGTAGATGCCTCTATTGCATCACGCACCAGCGAAGGTGGCACCGCACCGGGCAATGTAAGTGCGCAAGCGCAGCGTTGGCTGAAAACTCTGGGTGCAGAACCCACCGTAACAGGGCAGTAA
- a CDS encoding N-formylglutamate amidohydrolase, which produces MSVDQVLMAESFVVHGRDEGGPFVLVSDHAGRAIPPELGDLGLSAQERARHIGWDIGIDGVGRKLADLLPAVLIEQVYSRLVIDCNRAPGHPTSIVQVSDGTTVPRNQNISAQDRAWREQTILHPYHARIRQELDAHVAAGRQTVVVALHSFTPSMHGKQRPWHAGLLHNHDSRLARIMIALLQKAGLVVGDNEPYALTDTSDYTIPQHGEQRELPHIEIEIRQDLIADDAGQTEWANRLARVLPQAWQQFCEQYGESA; this is translated from the coding sequence ATGTCTGTTGATCAGGTGCTGATGGCAGAAAGTTTTGTGGTGCATGGCCGGGATGAAGGTGGCCCCTTTGTGCTGGTAAGTGACCATGCAGGCCGTGCCATTCCGCCTGAACTGGGTGATCTGGGGCTAAGTGCGCAGGAACGTGCGCGCCATATTGGCTGGGATATCGGCATAGATGGCGTAGGCCGCAAACTGGCTGATCTGCTGCCTGCTGTGTTGATTGAGCAGGTATATTCCCGCTTGGTGATTGATTGTAACCGTGCGCCCGGCCACCCAACCTCCATCGTGCAGGTAAGCGATGGCACAACAGTGCCGCGCAACCAGAATATCTCGGCGCAGGATCGGGCTTGGCGGGAGCAAACAATTCTGCACCCTTATCACGCCCGTATTCGGCAGGAACTGGACGCCCATGTGGCCGCTGGCCGCCAAACGGTGGTTGTGGCACTACACAGTTTTACGCCATCCATGCACGGCAAACAGCGCCCGTGGCATGCAGGGCTTTTGCATAATCATGATTCCCGGCTGGCTCGTATCATGATTGCTCTTTTGCAAAAGGCTGGCTTGGTGGTGGGGGATAACGAACCCTACGCCCTGACAGATACATCAGATTACACCATCCCTCAGCATGGTGAGCAGCGTGAACTGCCGCATATTGAAATTGAAATTCGGCAGGATCTGATCGCCGATGATGCCGGGCAGACCGAATGGGCAAACCGTCTGGCCCGCGTGCTGCCACAGGCATGGCAGCAGTTTTGTGAACAGTATGGAGAAAGCGCATGA
- a CDS encoding shikimate dehydrogenase yields MTATDTAKPQIITGKAKLAGVLGWPVAHSRSPVLHNYWLRRYGVDGAYVPLPVEPDAFVAAVLGLQAAGFRGANVTIPHKEAAFKIADVLDHSAQRAGAVNTLVFEDDGKIHGYSTDGAGFVASMEAAGLNPPKQAQALLLGAGGAARSVAAALQDCGLRVAVTNRTQGRAEELAKALPGLDVVPWNAWEQRLGTFSLLVNTTSLGMEGGPDAAFRPSLAHAGKELVVADIVYVPRITPLLAEAQSAGLHTLGGLGMLLHQARLGFQKWYGVNPEVDAATEAFVQESF; encoded by the coding sequence ATGACCGCCACAGATACAGCCAAGCCGCAGATTATTACGGGCAAGGCCAAGCTGGCGGGTGTTCTGGGCTGGCCCGTTGCACATTCGCGCTCTCCCGTGCTGCATAATTACTGGTTGCGGCGTTATGGCGTGGATGGCGCTTATGTGCCGCTGCCCGTTGAGCCAGATGCGTTTGTAGCAGCCGTTCTGGGCTTGCAGGCAGCGGGCTTTCGGGGCGCGAATGTGACCATTCCGCACAAGGAAGCCGCCTTTAAAATTGCGGATGTGCTGGACCATTCCGCCCAGCGTGCAGGTGCCGTGAACACGCTGGTGTTTGAAGATGACGGCAAAATTCATGGTTACTCAACAGATGGCGCAGGTTTTGTCGCCAGTATGGAAGCCGCAGGATTAAATCCGCCCAAACAGGCACAGGCTCTGCTGCTAGGTGCTGGTGGGGCTGCACGATCTGTTGCTGCCGCTTTACAGGATTGTGGCCTGCGTGTTGCCGTTACCAATCGCACCCAAGGGCGAGCAGAAGAACTGGCAAAAGCTCTGCCGGGGCTGGACGTGGTGCCGTGGAATGCGTGGGAACAACGCCTTGGCACGTTTAGTCTGCTGGTAAACACCACATCTTTGGGTATGGAAGGTGGCCCGGATGCGGCGTTCCGGCCTTCCTTGGCGCATGCGGGCAAGGAACTGGTGGTGGCGGATATTGTGTATGTACCGCGCATAACGCCGTTGTTGGCAGAAGCTCAGTCTGCTGGTCTGCACACTTTGGGTGGGCTTGGTATGCTGTTGCATCAGGCACGGCTGGGTTTTCAAAAATGGTATGGCGTGAACCCAGAAGTGGATGCCGCAACGGAAGCTTTTGTGCAGGAAAGTTTCTAA
- the coaE gene encoding dephospho-CoA kinase (Dephospho-CoA kinase (CoaE) performs the final step in coenzyme A biosynthesis.), protein MKILGLTGGMGMGKSTVATLLQRAGLPIFDADAEVRSLQADHGAALPAIAQLVPHAVQNGHLDRAILRQAVIKEPALLKKLEHIIHPMVRAARTRFLRMQRLQGAHCVVLDIPLLYETGAQRECDDVLVVSAPHWVQARRVAKRRGMPSAEARKLIARQMPDAQRVRQAGKIIHTGGSMWETERQVRQIIRSLRA, encoded by the coding sequence ATGAAAATTCTGGGCCTTACTGGCGGTATGGGCATGGGCAAAAGCACCGTGGCCACATTGTTGCAGCGTGCAGGCTTGCCGATATTTGATGCAGATGCCGAAGTGCGCAGCTTGCAGGCGGATCATGGGGCCGCCTTGCCCGCCATAGCGCAACTGGTGCCGCATGCTGTGCAAAACGGACACTTGGATAGAGCCATATTGCGGCAAGCTGTGATAAAAGAACCGGCACTGCTGAAAAAACTGGAACACATCATCCACCCTATGGTGCGGGCTGCGCGTACACGGTTTTTACGCATGCAGCGCTTGCAGGGGGCGCATTGTGTGGTGCTGGATATTCCATTGCTGTATGAAACAGGTGCCCAGCGTGAATGTGATGATGTTTTGGTGGTATCCGCCCCACATTGGGTACAGGCGCGGCGCGTGGCCAAAAGGCGAGGCATGCCATCAGCCGAGGCGCGCAAGCTGATAGCGCGGCAAATGCCAGATGCTCAACGCGTGCGCCAAGCCGGCAAGATTATCCACACTGGCGGTAGTATGTGGGAAACAGAGCGGCAGGTGCGCCAGATAATCAGGAGCCTGAGGGCATGA
- the dnaQ gene encoding DNA polymerase III subunit epsilon, whose product MKRSILFDTETTGLDPATGDRVIEIAALELVGDLPTGRTFHTLIDPERDVPEEASRVHGFTRADLEGKPKFAEVADDFLAFVGDDPLIAHNARFDFGFMNAELKRAGKKTLGLDRMVDTLDMARERFPGMPNSLDALCRRFGVDLSARTTHNALLDCKLLADVYVELMGGRQHGLGLMAEDGQLPSVMYEGPMNRKVVRVQPTPQELAAHAAFVAGLKEPIWEH is encoded by the coding sequence ATGAAAAGATCCATTCTGTTTGATACGGAAACCACAGGGCTGGACCCGGCAACGGGTGACAGAGTGATTGAAATTGCAGCCCTGGAACTGGTGGGAGACCTGCCAACAGGGCGCACTTTTCATACGCTGATAGACCCCGAGCGCGATGTGCCGGAGGAGGCTTCCCGCGTGCATGGCTTTACGCGGGCAGATCTGGAAGGCAAACCCAAATTTGCCGAAGTGGCGGATGATTTTCTGGCCTTTGTGGGGGATGACCCACTGATTGCGCATAACGCCCGGTTTGACTTTGGCTTTATGAATGCAGAGCTTAAACGCGCAGGTAAGAAAACGCTGGGGCTGGACCGTATGGTGGATACGCTGGATATGGCGCGAGAGCGCTTTCCCGGCATGCCCAACAGTTTGGATGCCTTGTGCCGCCGCTTTGGCGTAGATCTTTCTGCCCGAACCACCCATAACGCGCTGCTGGACTGCAAACTACTGGCCGATGTGTATGTGGAACTTATGGGCGGCCGCCAGCATGGCCTTGGGCTGATGGCAGAAGATGGGCAACTGCCTTCTGTGATGTATGAAGGGCCGATGAACCGCAAGGTTGTGCGGGTGCAGCCAACACCGCAGGAACTAGCAGCACATGCGGCATTTGTTGCCGGCTTGAAAGAGCCCATTTGGGAACACTGA
- a CDS encoding glycosyltransferase family 4 protein, with protein MKILEITNVDFSLTHFLLPLMRELRAEGHEVIGVCADGPLLQHPRSEGFRVETLPFARSFSVPAQLRAFWALVRLIKKEKPDLVHAHMPISGILARVAAKLCGVPRIAYTCHGFLFNQPGSRLRRGLALMLEILCGRMTDVYLTVSHEEAQDAKRLHIHSHPVAIGNGRDPARFHPDAQARTRIRAELGTSTQTPVIIVVSRLVRHKGYPELLAAMERVPEAELWIVGERLASDHGANMDEYLTKARAVLGPRLKCLGYRADIPALLAAADIFVLPSHFEGLPMSIIEAMLCGLPVVATNIRGSREQVVPRATGLLVPPGTIAELAKTLTTLVQNPALCQRMGDAGLKRALRLFDEKTILQTTTRLLTH; from the coding sequence GTGAAAATTCTGGAAATCACAAACGTCGATTTTTCACTCACTCATTTTCTGTTGCCTCTTATGCGAGAGTTACGGGCAGAAGGGCATGAGGTGATAGGCGTTTGTGCAGATGGCCCTTTGCTTCAACACCCCAGAAGCGAAGGGTTTCGGGTTGAAACACTGCCTTTTGCACGTTCATTTTCCGTGCCTGCGCAGCTACGAGCCTTTTGGGCACTTGTTCGGCTTATAAAAAAAGAAAAGCCGGATTTGGTACACGCCCATATGCCTATTAGCGGCATTCTGGCGCGTGTGGCAGCCAAGTTGTGCGGTGTGCCGCGCATTGCCTATACGTGCCACGGCTTTTTGTTTAACCAACCCGGCTCCCGCCTACGGCGCGGGTTGGCTCTGATGCTGGAAATTCTGTGCGGGCGCATGACTGATGTTTACCTGACCGTCAGCCATGAAGAAGCGCAGGATGCCAAACGCCTGCATATTCACTCCCACCCGGTTGCGATTGGAAATGGGCGGGACCCGGCCCGCTTTCACCCAGATGCGCAAGCCAGAACCCGTATCCGGGCAGAACTGGGCACATCTACGCAAACGCCTGTAATTATTGTTGTCTCTCGCCTTGTACGCCACAAAGGGTATCCAGAACTTCTGGCGGCCATGGAGCGGGTGCCTGAAGCAGAATTATGGATTGTAGGAGAAAGACTGGCATCGGACCACGGTGCCAATATGGATGAATACCTTACCAAAGCACGTGCTGTACTTGGCCCAAGGCTAAAATGCCTTGGTTATCGGGCAGATATTCCGGCTTTACTGGCAGCAGCAGATATTTTTGTGTTGCCCAGCCATTTTGAAGGCCTGCCCATGTCTATTATTGAAGCCATGCTGTGCGGATTGCCAGTAGTTGCTACCAATATACGGGGTTCGCGCGAACAGGTTGTGCCGCGTGCAACCGGGCTACTTGTGCCTCCCGGCACCATAGCAGAACTGGCTAAAACCCTTACAACGCTGGTGCAGAACCCAGCCTTGTGCCAGCGTATGGGCGATGCTGGGCTAAAACGGGCCCTACGCTTATTTGATGAAAAAACAATTCTACAAACAACCACACGCCTGCTGACACATTAA
- a CDS encoding heparinase II/III family protein, translating into MPLRRWTRGARLAYAMRNPLGGFAHVPAAPAVALRDLWSGNAAGGEQLVRNQTLFEDTQRPLIEGEWDNPQWPEAYRRWLQGFTWLQDLRELGAESARIKARTLVAQWMEQTPAERPISDPSITGARLAAWLGCYEFFAASADDSFRQQLMASLIMEARSIMALMPEEATGWRALTALKGLLAVAVSLPDYPEFLSRYLRLIDAAISQQILPDGGHITRCPEDLLQCVRELAEMLYILQVARVPLPTSVLDAANRSAPALRAMRHGDGGLALFNGSSEQNPQFIEHVLSRASRTRVVAAGLPESGFARLNNGRALLIADAASAAPAGYDSSAHAGMLSFEFSSGRQRLIVNCGSSIQRGWAEALRYPAAHSVLELADLTPMRFDANGGISQKPQVTRQTSVQDGVHCLSMTHDGYKPQGGGLYSRKIYLDKDGMVLQGIEKLEDVSIPVPLCIRFHLHPDVSIEQEEDGYLLHTPEETWFFWSDADIEIEESVYLGQGKCEATRQLVLIPTQSHQNDESAVSSPAMEPEEQAELAPASAMPEAQMPTVPEVGSGLLVAPSAPEASGLENTLLPPPPVPQAPSKPPICWSLSLKNA; encoded by the coding sequence ATGCCCCTGCGTCGCTGGACCCGCGGAGCCCGCCTTGCCTATGCCATGCGCAACCCATTGGGAGGGTTTGCCCACGTGCCGGCAGCCCCTGCCGTTGCTTTGCGGGATCTGTGGTCAGGAAACGCTGCTGGGGGTGAACAGCTTGTTCGCAACCAGACACTTTTTGAAGACACCCAACGCCCTCTGATTGAAGGGGAGTGGGATAACCCACAATGGCCAGAAGCCTATCGGCGCTGGTTGCAAGGTTTTACGTGGTTGCAGGATCTGCGGGAACTGGGTGCTGAATCTGCCCGCATTAAGGCCCGTACGCTAGTGGCCCAATGGATGGAGCAAACCCCGGCAGAACGGCCTATTTCAGACCCATCCATAACTGGTGCCCGCTTGGCCGCTTGGTTGGGCTGTTACGAATTTTTTGCGGCATCGGCGGATGATTCTTTCCGTCAGCAGCTTATGGCCTCGCTGATTATGGAAGCGCGTTCCATAATGGCGCTCATGCCAGAGGAAGCCACAGGATGGCGTGCCCTTACCGCCCTTAAAGGGTTGTTGGCTGTTGCAGTTTCCCTGCCTGATTATCCTGAATTTCTAAGCCGTTATCTGCGTTTGATTGATGCCGCCATCAGCCAGCAGATTCTGCCCGATGGCGGCCATATTACTCGCTGCCCGGAAGACCTGTTGCAATGCGTGCGCGAACTGGCAGAAATGCTGTATATTCTACAGGTCGCCCGCGTGCCATTGCCCACCAGCGTGCTGGATGCCGCCAACCGCAGCGCCCCTGCCTTGCGTGCTATGCGGCATGGTGATGGCGGGCTGGCCCTGTTTAATGGCAGCAGTGAACAAAACCCGCAATTTATTGAACACGTGCTCAGCCGTGCATCCCGCACACGCGTTGTAGCTGCGGGCCTGCCAGAATCTGGCTTTGCACGCCTGAACAACGGACGCGCCCTGCTAATTGCCGATGCCGCCTCTGCCGCCCCTGCGGGTTATGATAGCAGCGCACACGCGGGCATGTTGTCCTTTGAGTTTTCATCCGGCAGACAACGGCTGATTGTAAATTGCGGCAGCAGTATCCAACGTGGGTGGGCTGAAGCCTTGCGTTATCCGGCTGCGCACTCTGTTCTGGAACTGGCAGACCTCACCCCCATGCGGTTTGATGCCAATGGCGGCATTTCTCAAAAGCCACAGGTTACACGCCAAACGTCTGTGCAGGATGGCGTGCATTGCCTGAGCATGACGCATGATGGCTACAAGCCCCAAGGGGGTGGCCTGTATTCTCGCAAGATTTATCTGGATAAAGACGGCATGGTTCTGCAGGGCATTGAAAAGCTGGAAGACGTGAGTATTCCAGTGCCGCTTTGCATCCGCTTCCACCTGCATCCTGATGTAAGCATTGAGCAGGAAGAAGATGGCTATTTGCTGCACACGCCAGAAGAAACATGGTTCTTCTGGTCTGACGCTGATATTGAAATAGAAGAAAGCGTTTATCTGGGGCAGGGAAAATGTGAAGCCACACGGCAGTTGGTGCTCATTCCCACTCAATCTCACCAAAACGATGAAAGCGCAGTTTCTTCTCCCGCAATGGAACCGGAAGAACAAGCTGAATTAGCCCCCGCCTCTGCTATGCCGGAAGCACAGATGCCAACAGTGCCAGAAGTAGGTTCTGGCTTGTTGGTTGCCCCTTCTGCCCCCGAGGCCAGTGGCTTGGAAAACACCTTGCTGCCACCGCCGCCAGTGCCTCAGGCCCCAAGCAAACCGCCTATCTGCTGGTCGCTTTCTCTCAAGAATGCGTAA
- the rpe gene encoding ribulose-phosphate 3-epimerase, giving the protein MRPVSYPLIAPSVLAADFTRLGEEVSALKQAGADWVHLDVMDGHFVPNISFGPAVVKALRPCSDLPFDVHLMIAPVDPYLEAFAQAGADQILIHIEAGPHTHRSLQRIRDLGAKPGVVLCPATPPEAISEVLDLVDIILVMTVNPGFGGQKFLSSQLPKIRRIRDMITQSGRDIRLAVDGGIDAATAPLAIDAGADVLIAGSAVYGKKDYATAIAALRTHVAKPK; this is encoded by the coding sequence ATGCGCCCTGTATCTTATCCCCTTATCGCCCCAAGTGTTCTCGCTGCCGATTTTACCCGGTTGGGAGAAGAAGTTTCAGCGCTCAAGCAGGCTGGGGCAGATTGGGTGCATCTGGATGTTATGGATGGGCATTTTGTGCCCAACATTTCGTTCGGGCCTGCGGTGGTTAAGGCGCTCCGCCCCTGTTCCGATCTGCCATTTGATGTGCACCTGATGATTGCACCGGTGGACCCGTATCTGGAAGCCTTTGCACAAGCCGGGGCAGATCAGATTCTGATCCACATTGAAGCCGGGCCGCATACTCACCGCTCCTTACAGCGCATTCGGGATTTAGGGGCCAAGCCGGGCGTTGTGCTGTGCCCCGCCACACCGCCAGAAGCCATTAGTGAAGTGCTGGACTTGGTGGACATTATTTTGGTGATGACTGTTAACCCCGGATTTGGGGGGCAGAAGTTCCTGTCCAGCCAGCTCCCCAAAATTCGGCGCATTCGCGACATGATCACCCAAAGCGGGCGCGATATCCGGTTGGCTGTAGATGGTGGCATAGATGCCGCAACTGCTCCTCTAGCCATAGATGCTGGCGCAGATGTGCTGATTGCCGGGAGTGCCGTATATGGCAAAAAAGATTATGCCACCGCCATTGCCGCATTGCGCACACATGTTGCTAAGCCAAAATAA
- a CDS encoding RsmB/NOP family class I SAM-dependent RNA methyltransferase has translation MNTPVRAPRSPKRGKDRPAPPQPDPTRDIAFDILCGVVEHRRMLENSLSRSAEAHKAEPRDRAAAHRLAAATLRHMGTLRTVLEPFLRKEPPEPVRVALMIGCAQLLFLETPPHAAVGTTVSLLRRRKLAPFAGLANAVLRKVAAEGQNVLEGLDQARLNIPAWLWSSWSVLGRGVPRAIAEGISHEAPLDITLRPGATAPEGGIVLPNGSVRYPAGTRVVDLTGYEEGAFWVQDAAATLPAHLLHVKKGEKVADLCAAPGGKTAQLAITGAQVAAIENNPNRMARLKENLARLGLANVATLQADAGTWQPDTPLDAILLDAPCSATGTARRHPDVLWVKRPRDLTTLTAGQDRLLEAAKNMLRPGGRLVYAVCSLQQEEGPDRARAAEAMGLVPAPFTPEELAFLPEARTPEGWLRTHPGMWADKGSMDGFFAARFIRP, from the coding sequence ATGAACACACCAGTACGCGCCCCCCGTTCCCCAAAGCGTGGAAAAGACCGCCCAGCCCCTCCACAGCCTGATCCTACGCGCGATATCGCCTTTGATATTCTGTGCGGCGTGGTGGAACACCGGCGCATGCTGGAAAACAGCCTTTCTCGCTCAGCCGAAGCACATAAGGCCGAACCGCGAGACAGAGCCGCAGCGCACCGCTTGGCCGCAGCAACATTGCGCCATATGGGCACGCTGCGCACTGTGCTGGAACCGTTTTTACGCAAGGAACCTCCAGAACCCGTACGTGTGGCGCTGATGATTGGCTGTGCGCAGCTTCTGTTTTTAGAAACACCTCCGCATGCTGCTGTTGGCACCACAGTTTCCCTCCTGCGCCGGCGCAAGCTGGCCCCATTTGCCGGGCTGGCCAATGCCGTGCTGCGTAAGGTAGCGGCAGAAGGGCAAAACGTGCTGGAAGGGCTGGATCAGGCACGGCTGAATATTCCCGCATGGCTATGGAGCTCATGGAGTGTGCTGGGCCGTGGTGTGCCCCGCGCCATAGCTGAAGGTATCAGCCACGAAGCCCCGCTGGATATTACCCTGCGCCCCGGTGCCACAGCGCCGGAAGGGGGGATTGTGCTGCCCAATGGGTCTGTCCGTTACCCGGCAGGCACCCGCGTTGTTGATCTGACTGGGTATGAAGAAGGCGCTTTTTGGGTACAGGATGCAGCAGCCACACTTCCTGCACACCTCCTGCACGTAAAGAAAGGTGAAAAGGTAGCCGACTTGTGTGCGGCCCCGGGCGGCAAAACCGCGCAGCTTGCTATAACCGGTGCGCAGGTCGCTGCTATTGAGAACAACCCCAACCGTATGGCACGGCTGAAGGAAAATCTGGCGCGTTTGGGCCTTGCCAATGTTGCCACCCTGCAGGCAGATGCTGGCACATGGCAGCCCGATACCCCGCTTGATGCCATTTTGCTGGATGCCCCCTGCTCTGCCACAGGCACGGCACGCCGCCACCCAGATGTTTTGTGGGTGAAACGCCCGCGTGATTTAACAACACTCACCGCCGGGCAAGACCGTTTACTAGAAGCTGCTAAAAACATGCTGCGCCCCGGTGGCCGGCTGGTTTACGCCGTGTGCTCCTTGCAGCAGGAAGAAGGGCCAGACCGCGCCCGTGCGGCAGAAGCCATGGGGCTGGTGCCAGCCCCGTTTACGCCAGAAGAACTGGCCTTTCTGCCAGAAGCCAGAACCCCCGAAGGCTGGCTACGCACCCACCCCGGAATGTGGGCAGACAAAGGCAGCATGGATGGATTTTTTGCCGCCCGCTTTATTCGCCCATAA